The Sphingopyxis sp. TUF1 genome segment GCGGCGCGATCGATCCCGTCGCCGCGACCCAGCCGATCAGCGGCGGAAACGCCCCCGCCGCGCCGCCGATGACGATATTCTGCGGCGTGCGCGGCTTCAGCCACATCGTATAGACGAAGACATAAAAGAAGATCGACACGGCGAGCAGCAGCGTCGCCTGCCAGTTCGATGCGAACAGCATCAGGAACAGCGAAAAAGCCGCGAGACCAATCCCGAACTGCAACGCAGTCTGCGGATCGAGCCGCCCGGCAGGCAGCGGGCGTCCCGCGGTGCGCTTCATCTTGGCATCGAGCCCCGCTTCATACCATTGGTTGAGTGCGCCCGACGCGCCCGCCCCGAGCGCGATGGCGAGGATCGACGAAAAGGCGAGGACCGGATGCACGTCACCCGGCGCTGCGAGCAGTCCGCAGAGCGCAGTGAACACCACCAGCGACATGACGCGCGGCTTGGTCAGCGCGAACAGGTCGCGCCAGTCCGCGGGAAGCGTCATCATATCATGGG includes the following:
- a CDS encoding heme o synthase yields the protein MAGVIMAQSLTHDMMTLPADWRDLFALTKPRVMSLVVFTALCGLLAAPGDVHPVLAFSSILAIALGAGASGALNQWYEAGLDAKMKRTAGRPLPAGRLDPQTALQFGIGLAAFSLFLMLFASNWQATLLLAVSIFFYVFVYTMWLKPRTPQNIVIGGAAGAFPPLIGWVAATGSIAPLPVMLFLLIFLWTPPHFWALALFVRSDYADAGIPMMPVVAGETSTRRQILFYAIVMAAAAIAPWPLGYTGALYGWTAILLSAIFVLLSVRVGTRTAGEGDRMQPEKRLFAFSIAYLFILFGAVVADHWWPL